The following coding sequences are from one Epinephelus moara isolate mb chromosome 7, YSFRI_EMoa_1.0, whole genome shotgun sequence window:
- the nr4a2a gene encoding nuclear receptor subfamily 4 group A member 2a, with the protein MPCVQAQYGSSPQGASPASQSYSYHTAGEYSCDFLTPEFVKFSMDLTNTEITATTSLPSFSTFMDNYNTSYDVKPPCLYQMPHSGEQSSIKVEDVQMHNYHQQSHLPPQSEEMMAHSGPMYFKPSSPHAPSTPNFQVQPNHMWEDPGSLHSFHQNYVAATSHMIDQRKNPVSRLSLFSFKQSPPGTPVSSCQMRFDGPLHVSMNHDNPGVHRGLDGQSFAVPSAIRKQAGLAFPHSLQLSHGHQLVDSQVPSPPSRGSPSNEGLCAVCGDNAACQHYGVRTCEGCKGFFKRTVQKNAKYVCLANKNCPVDKRRRNRCQFCRFQKCIVVGMVREVVRTDNLKGRRGRLPSKPKSPQEPSPPSPPVSLISALVRAHVDSNPSMSALDYSRFQANPDYQMTGDNTQHIQQFYDLLTGSMEIIRGWAEKIPGFSDLPKQDQDLLFESAFLELFVLRLAYRSNPVEGKLIFCNGVVLHRLQCVRGFGEWVDAIVDFSSNLQSMNIDISAFSCIAALAMVTERHGLKEPKRVEDLQNKIVNCLKDQVTFNGGGLNRPNYLSKLLGKLPELRTLCTQGLQRIFYLKLEDLVPPPAIIDKLFLDTLPF; encoded by the exons ATGCCCTGCGTTCAGGCTCAGTATGGATCATCACCTCAAGGAGCTAGTCCTGCttcccagagctacagctacCACACCGCAGGAGAATACAGCTGCGACTTCTTAACACCTGAGTTTGTTAAGTTTAGCATGGACTTGACCAACACTGAGATCACAGCTACTACTTCTCTCCCAAGTTTCAGTACATTCATGGACAACTATAACACCAGTTACGACGTTAAACCGCCCTGTCTGTATCAGATGCCCCACTCTGGAGAGCAGTCCTCTATCAAGGTGGAGGACGTCCAGATGCACAACTACCATCAGCAGAGCCACCTGCCACCTCAGTCGGAAGAAATGATGGCTCACTCTGGGCCTATGTACTTCAAACCCTCCTCGCCTCACGCCCCGAGTACGCCAAACTTCCAGGTTCAGCCTAATCACATGTGGGAGGACCCTGGCTCCCTCCACAGTTTCCACCAGAACTATGTTGCGGCCACGTCTCATATGATAGACCAGCGCAAGAATCCGGTGTCAAGGCTTTCGCTCTTCTCCTTCAAGCAGTCCCCGCCCGGTACTCCAGTTTCCAGCTGTCAGATGCGGTTCGACGGGCCGCTGCACGTCTCCATGAACCACGACAACCCGGGCGTGCACCGCGGCCTGGACGGCCAGAGCTTCGCGGTGCCCAGCGCCATACGGAAACAAGCTGGTCTGGCCTTTCCTCACTCCCTGCAGCTCAGCCACGGGCACCAGCTGGTGGACAGCCAAGTGCCATCGCCCCCGTCCCGAGGATCTCCGTCAAACGAGGGTCTGTGTGCTGTATGTGGGGACAACGCAGCCTGCCAGCATTATGGAGTGAGAACCTGCGAGGGCTGCAAAGGATTTTTCAAG cGCACCGTTCAGAAAAATGCTAAATACGTGTGTTTAGCAAATAAAAACTGTCCTGTTGACAAACGCCGGAGAAATCGCTGCCAGTTCTGCCGTTTCCAGAAGTGCATTGTCGTCGGAATGGTGAGAGAAG TTGTCCGAACAGATAATCTGAAAGGTCGGAGAGGACGCCTACCATCCAAACCCAAAAGTCCCCAGGAGCCCTCCCCACCCTCGCCGCCGGTGAGCCTCATAAGCGCACTTGTTAGGGCCCATGTGGACTCCAACCCCTCCATGTCTGCTTTGGACTACTCCAGA TTCCAGGCTAACCCTGACTACCAAATGACTGGAGACAACACTCAGCACATCCAGCAGTTCTATGATCTCCTGACGGGCTCCATGGAGATCATCCGGGGCTGGGCGGAGAAGATCCCCGGCTTTTCTGATCTACCGAAGCAAGACCAAGATCTCCTCTTTGAATCCGCCTTCCTTGAACTTTTTGTCCTGCGGCTGGCATACAG GTCCAACCCGGTGGAAGGCAAACTTATTTTTTGTAATGGAGTGGTGTTACACAGGCTACAGTGCGTCCGTGGATTTGGAGAGTGGGTGGACGCTATCGTGGACTTTTCTTCCAACTTGCAGAGCATGAACATAGACATCTCAGCGTTCTCCTGCATCGCAGCTCTGGCCATGGTAACAG AGCGACACGGGCTTAAGGAACCCAAGAGAGTCGAGGATCTCCAAAACAAGATAGTCAACTGCCTCAAAGATCAAGTGACATTCAATGGCGGTGGATTGAATCGTCCCAACTACTTGTCAAAACTCTTGGGAAAGCTCCCTGAACTGCGCACACTATGTACCCAAGGTCTGCAGCGTATCTTTTACCTAAAACTAGAAGACCTAGTCCCTCCGCCAGCAATAATTGACAAACTTTTCCTCGACACCCTACCTTTCTGA